GACTACAACCATTGAGCAGGTACGCTACCCATTGAAAGACGATGTAAGCGCCACTGAACTGCGGTCACCGAATTGCTTTTTACGCTGCTTTATTCCAAGCTAACCGCCGTTATACAACACTGCTGTTCTCTGACAACGTTCAGCTAACGAGAAACAAAGGAAACGCTCATCAAAACGACATTTCAATTTGCGTCATACACCATGCTGCTGGGCGTCAGCAGTGTTTACGGCTTCCTGGGATTAACCACAGAGATGGGAGTTGCGGTTCTGGCAGGCGCAATTGGTCTGGCATTCTCTAACCTGGATAAAATCGCGCGTTTTAAAGGCGCCGGGTTCGAAGCCGAGATGAAGATGGTACAAACCATGATCGAAAATCAGACCGAACCAAGCACCGATCAACAGGAAGAAGCCAAACGTAAAGACAATTTATCCGGTACCGATAAAAAGATTCTGAAGCGTTTGCAAAAGCCGGGTTATACCTGGCGATACGCTAAGACTATCGCCGGGGAAATATCAAAACCAGAGCTGGAAACTGAAAAAGCGCTGGAGGCATTAATGCTGCGTGGATTTACCATGAACACCAAAGGCTCGAACGGTGAAATCTGGTCGATTACGCCACTGGGAAAAAGTGTGCAGCAACAGCACGATTTGCAATAACCCAACCTTACATCACACACAATAAAAAACGCCGCTATCGGAAAACCCATAGCGGCGTTTTTGTCTGATCAATAATTCAGTGTTTTGTATCAGTAGTAATAATACAAAGAAACCTGAATATAATCGTCACGGCGGAACTGATAGCTCAGGTTATCTTCGTCGTCCGATGAGAACAGCAAACCTTCAACATTCAGCTTAACGCTTTCACCCAGGCGGGTTTCGGCTTCCAGTAACATGCTGCGGGTACTGCTGTGATCAAGGTCCTGAGTCATACCAAACAGAATTTCAGTGGAGTCAGCATCATTCATCGCCAGGCGGCCACCCACAAAAAGATCGTTCTGGGTCAGACTGATATTGGCCTGGTCACGTGAATCGTACTGATATTCCATCAGCGCGCCTAAGTCCCAGTCGGTTTCAGCAATGCCATAAAAGGTATATTCAAAACCACCGGTTGCCGCGCTGTAATCTTCCAGTTTCTGGCTGCGAAAAGAATCTTTGACCGATTCATCAAAAGTTCGATAAATAGTTTCCAATTTCCATAACCAGGAATCTAACGTCGCCTGAAAATCCAAACCAAACTGATTAATCTGCGCGTAGAAGGCAGAGAATTCCGTTGGTTGTGGACCGTTAAAACCTGACGGCTTTAATAACGGATCGCGACTGGTACCGTTAAAATACGATAAACCAATATCGTAATCATCAATGGTATGGCTCCAGCGTAAGGCATAGTCGATGTGTTTATCTTTATCGTCGTCCTGGTATTGCGCATCTTTTACCACCAGCTGCGGACGAAAACGACCATCTTCTCCGGGGAAAGTCCGCTCGCGAAAGCCTGGCAGAATAAAAGCATCTACTAAGCCCCAATCTCGTACCAATGACAATTTCACCATTGGCTGACCGAGTTTATCTTCACCGTCCGGTGCTTCTACAAAGTCAGTCTGGTTAACAATATCCACCAGATGCTGGGATTCAGTCACCCCCCAATACACTTTGCTGATACCGGCTTTTAATTCCCAGTCATCACCGTAAGTTAACCAGGAAGCTTCGCGGATATCGCCGTGGCTACGTTCATCGTCTTCACTGTCGTAACGACCAAAGGCTTTAAATACCACAACGTGGTCGCCACTTTCTGATTCCCAGGCGAATTCCGGTTCAGCACTGATGCTGAACTGATGGCGGGCCTGCTCAACCTCGCCGTTATTCCATTGCCCTGCTTCAATGAACTCGCGCCATTCAGCACCGATATTACCACTGACTTCGATGCTTGATGTATCAATCGCCTGAACCGATGCTGCACTGAACAGCGCAGGCAGCAGTATAGTTTTGGAATATTTCATGTCTGATTCTGGCTCCGTAATACTTAACGGGCACGCTTCAGCGTGGCTTTGTTAAAGTCAGAGTCTTTCAGACCGGTTTTAAATTCCAGGCTGTTGGTTTTCAGATCGGTACTTTTCTTAGTCTGGTGATTCACCATATTCATCGCCATCGGACGCCAGTACTGATCCAGGTATTGCTTGTAATCATTGAAGGTCAGAGTTTTTAACAGCGACTTTTTACGATCGTAGAAATCAATTTTCTGGGCACGGAATTCAGCTTTATCTAACCAGGCAACCTGACGGGTATAACCCGAATACTTATCGGTTGGAGTCTGCTCAATTTTATAGCAGTCCACACCGTTTACGGTTTCTTCACCCAGCAGTTTGAAGTTGTATTTTTCCACTTCAAACGAGCTTAAATCTTCGTAAGAGAATTCACTGCCCATAAATGGACCGGACTTATTACGTGAAGAAATACGCTTTACCCGCTTCAGCGCTGGCAGGTACAACCACTGATCGTCAGCTTTTTCGATATGAGAGAAACTTAAAAAGGCAGTACCTTTTACATCACGTGGCTTGTCAAAGATGGTTAAACCCTTATCACCGTCGTCGTTAATCTCAAGGCTTTTCATACGCATTTCGCGCACACTCTCCTCACCCTGAGCATTGCGTAAGATCATGGTCACGGCCGACTGGGAATCCGCCCAACCCAGATCGCGGGTTTTACGCTCCTGAGCAATGGCGAGACCCTGCTCTTCCGGGGTCTTGCCTTCCAGCTCCAATGCCTGAGTAAAAGATGCTGCGGTTAATAAAATAATCGAGCTTGCCAGTGTATTTAAAAATTTCATGATTGCTATCCTCAGTTTTTATTTTGCCGCTTGAGATTGAATATTATCGTTTATAGCCACCCCTGCGGAAGTGTCACGTTTATCCGCCACCAACAGGAAGGCTGGCAGGAATAAGAAATCGACCACCAACGCAATAAAGATAATCAGCGCCGTCGCTGTACCCATATCTGCATTCATACGGAACGAAGATAGTGCCAGCAGTGAGAAACCAACGCATAATACCAAAGTGGTGATCACAAGTGCCCGTCCCACACTGGAGAAAGCATAACGTACCGCTTCTTCGGCATCACGACCTTCGTTACGGGCGCGCTGATATTTGGATAAAAAGTGTACGGTATCATCAACAATGATGCCCAACGTCATCGAAACAACGATCGACAAACCTAGATTTATTTCACCGGAAATCAGTGCCCATATCCCAAAACCGACTGCCGCAGGCATAATATTAGGTATTAAACTGATCACACCTAAACGTAGCGAGCGCAAAGCAAATATCAGCAGCAGTGAAATCAGGAACATCGCTGCCGTCATACTGACGATCATGCTGTCCATATTCGTTTCACCAATGTGAGAAAACATCAGCGTTGGACTGGAACCTGCAATACGGTACTGCGGAGCACGCTCAGCGAACCAGTCAAGTACACGTTTTTCCAGGGCAACGTATTCTTTACTACCCAGATTTTGCAGAGTACTGACTATCTGGGTCGATGATTTGTCAATATTCAGTTGGTTGTTTAAATCCAGACCATAAGGCAGAGACATCTCGTACATCAGCAGGTATTGCGCAGTTAATTCACGATCACCCGGTAAACGATAAAACTCTTCATTATCGGCGTTCATGCTTTTATTCAGACGCTTAATAGTATCGGAGATGGTTGCAACATGGTCGACTTCCGGCTGCTGACGTAACCACTGACTGAAGTCTTCAACCACTTGCAGGAATTCCGGGTTGGCAATGCCATTTGGCTCGTTACTGTATAACGCCCAGTTGATTGACGACATACCAGAGATTAATTCTTCCTGTTTATCCACTGACTGACGGAAGTCGGTGGTGGTATCAAAGTATTTCGTCGCTTCATCGTTCAGTTGATTCTGGGGCACTAATGCAGCAAACCCTAACATCACTGCACCGGTGATAGGTAGCAGCATTTTATGGTGCTTGACCACCCAATCGCCCAGTTTTTCCATCCCCCCATGGTGCTCCGGTGCAACCGTTACCTTCATTGGTAGTACCCGCAATAACGCAGGCAGAACGGTTACAGATAATGCAAAGGCAATCATCACGCCGATCGCACTGAGTTCTCCGAAGTCGGCTAATACCGGTGATTCTGAAAACATCAGAGTGGTGAAACCAATGGCTGTCGTCGCACTGGTGATAAAAATAGGCATTAAATTCAGATCCATAGCAAACGCCACGGCTTCTTCACGGGATTTCCCCTGACGCATCGCAAACTGCATCGACGCCACCAAATGCACACAATCAGCGACCGCCAATGTCATCACCACAATTGGTACGTTAATGGTACCCGTGGATAAGAAATATCCCAGCCAGCCCCCTACGCCCATGGTTGCGGCAATGGTTAAAATAATCACCACCAGCGTTGATAACATACCAATCACACTGCGTAATAAAATGGCCAGCATAATGATGATTGCAAGGAACATCAGAGGAATCAGCGTCGCCATATCCTTCTGCCCCTCGGTAGCAAAGCTGTAGTTCATCAGGATGACGCCGGTATGATAAAAGTCAGCGCTTTTGTATTTCTCAGAGAATTGTTCACTTAAGTTCTTGGCAAACTCAGTAACCTCAATAACCTCAAGCGTATTATTTTCCTGGTCAGGTAGCTGAATTGTGATATTTACCACCGCTACTTTACCATCAGCAGAAACCAGACGATTCAGCAGGTTAGGCTCCGATGTCGAAACCTGTCTCGCTCGCTGAATCGATTGATCATCAATCATATCCAGTTCGAGAATCAGATCTTCAACAATTAAGTCGTCTTCTTCTGCCCAGGTATGTTGATAGTTAGTGATCGAATCAACCCGGCTAGAAAACGGTGTTTGCCAGGCTTCATCGGTCAGCTCTTTAATCTGAGCGATCATATCCGGCTCAAACACCGTACCCTCTTTAGGGACAACAATGATGGAGACATTATCGTTTTTATTAAATAGACGCTGCATTTCCTCGAAGGCAACCAGCTGCGGGAATTCTTTTTCAAAGAACACCTTATAGTCGCCACGGAAATACAGATTTTTGCCGCCTGCGGCTGCACCAATGCCGAGTACAAATACCAGCATAATGGTGATCCAGGGGTGGCGCAGAATACTGTTTAACCAAACCTGCCTCATAACGTTTCCTCCCGTTGAGGGTTATAAAATTGTTGTTTTTAATCGTGCTTTTTGGTTGTTTGCTGAACTGTCAGTGGCTTTAAAAATTCGGCGATACGCTTCCAGCTATCGCTGTAATTCCAATCGCCGGATAACGGGTGCCAACCCATACCATCCATCAGTAAGTTGACGTTATTGAGCAGAATATCCTCTTGGTCTAAACGGGATACGGCGGTTGCCTCTGCCGCAGAGTTGGCCAAAGCTAATGTGCCAAATGACATTGCCCAATTGGCAAAGCTGGCAGATTCTACATTCACGTTTGGATTTTTAATGGCGCCCTGCTGTAGAGCGTGCATCAGCATCGAATCGCTGAAGCCATTGATTTGATATTCAAGCAGGTCCATTGATTCAAGGCGTTTTTCGGAGGTTTTGTCGCGCACGCCCGGCGATTTACTGATCAATACCACCTGGAACAAGGTTGGATGAATACGTGAATACAATTGATAGGAATAATGCACCGCCAGTGCTTTTTCACGTAAGTTGCCATCGAACTCAACCGCTTGCTGGAAAAACGCCATAATTGACGACACCGCACGACAGCACAGTGCGATCAAACAATCTTCTTTACTGCTGAAGTGGTTGTAGATGGTGCCTTTGGAATAAGCAGAGCGGGACGTCAACTTCTCCAGAGTTAACGAGCCCGGCCCATCGGTTGCAATGATATCAACCGCCAAATCAATTAACTCTTCTTCCCGAGCGTGACGTTTTTGCTCTGCTTTACTGAACTGACTCACATTACTGATACCCGTATTGCGACAGCCACTGGCATATTTGTGCCACGAACTGGCTTATTGACGACTCGTCATTTTTGACGAGTCGTCAGATTATATGTCAATCAACGGAATTTGAAGCGGGAAATACGCACCTTTTCAGAACGCATTGTTTCTTATAGCAAACCAATAACGGTCTATTTTTCCGTAAACTCAAATAGATAACGGTATAAATAAAAACAATGATCAGCGGGTTAAGGTTTGTTTGTCACGAAAATCAACTTCGCGCCCCTGCAGTCGACTTGAAACAATAGTGGCCTGGCCGCGGCGGCCAACATTCATCAGTGTCTTATCAAGCATTGACCAGCGGCGACTCAGCCAGTCGAGGCTCCAGATCAGCGGCGCCTGTAATGCTGGCAGCAGCTTCAAACCATATGTTGTCGGCAGATGCAGCGCTTTACGAATATCCCGCGGTATAAAAAAGCCGGCATACGCCCGATGCAACCAGTAAACAAAGGTTTGGTAAAGCGGGCTGCCAGGAACTTCGCGAAAAGCTTCAAGATAGGAACTGGCCAGTTCCAAACTGTCGCCATCAGGATTGATGCGACTGGCAATCGCGATCATGTACAACCAGTTCACACCGTCCTGACGGGTTTGTGGCAATAACTGGTAATTGTCTCCCATCAGGTAACCGGTGTAACGCCAGAGGTGCAACACGGCTTCGATGTCTTCATCGTCAAAACGCCAGCCCAACATTTTACAGCCGAGAATCATCAACATCGAAAAGGCAACGTTGGTTGCCAGCGAATCACCCTGATTAATCGGTAACCCCCACTCAGCGGAATTCCAATCAGGGTGCGCTAATAACCGCCGGCGCACCAGCGCATGCATAATGCGCACACGAATCGCTGAGTTGTAACCTTTGGCATGAACATCCAACCCACCCGGTGTGGTAACGTCAAACCAGAATGATGTGGTCTCCGATACCCGATCAAATGAACTATTCCCATTTAATGCCCCGGTAAAGGCCAGTGGTTTGGCGATATCAGCATTGGCGTAGCCACCTAACAACGCCAGATCTCCCAGCGCATACATGGCGTGGCGACCACAACGGTGAATGGTGCGACATGCCAGATCAAGCTTACTCTGGTCAACCCAGTCGGGCGTGTGTTCAGCTTTTTTAATTAAATTGAATAACGCCGGAGCCTGACATTCACCGTCATCATAAATCAGGGCGTCTGCCCCCTGTTCAATACCCTGTTTTAATAGCTGCATCCCCTGCTGAGGTTTCATGCTGGCGAACAACTCTTCCGCCACTGCGTCAGCAACCGTATCAGATTGCATATACGATTCCGCAAAACGCTGGATAAGCGCATCATCCGGGTTGGGTTTATGACCAAAGAGTATTTTAAAACCCCAGCGAATCTTACTCGCACGAAAAGTACGATGACCGTCGGCAAACACAAAACGGTTGGGGATAACCACATTGGTGGAAGAGTGAGTTGCTTGCTGAGAGCTGGCCATAATTAACGTTTAGTATCAGTTGTTATTTATGGTTATTGGAGCACAAGGGCGGGAAAATAAAAAACGACAAAGACTGGGCTTTGTCGTTTTTTGCTCATCAATGCAGAGTTACTGAGCGGTCTCACAAATAACAGCGAGATCAGCGGTTTCTGCCGCATTGAAAGTACCAGAGCAGTTGCTGTAGGTGACGACCAGATCGTTATCCCAGGTCACCCCGGAAAATGGTTCTGATCCACTTTGAACTAACATACGTCCTTTGGTTTCAGATTCACTCAATATCAGGGCTTTTTCAGAAGTACCGCCATCCTCATTATATTCCTCGACCAATAATCGGTCCTCTGACATTTCCAGACGGCTTTCTATTTGTGTCTTACCATCATAATAAGTCTCAATTGAACCGGAATCGCCATCATCATTCTGAGTTATTTTCGTTACAACCCAATTGTTGTAAAACTCACCGTCATCCTCGCCATCCAGGATAATCTTCCAGGTATCCTGGCCACTTCCATCAACGTATTCGAAGGTGAGAAAGGCATTACCATTGCGGTAGGTCCAGGTTTCTTTGCCACCAGACTTGGCATAATTCGCATCACCGAGTTGATCAAGTTCCTGCTGGAGACCGGACATAATACCCTGGCCTTTCGCCGAGAAAGCACTGGCTTGAGAATTCTGGCCACTTGCAAAGCTGAAGGCTGGTAATTTGGGATTAGAGCTACCATCTGAGTCTGAGTCGCTTCCACACGCTACCAGAAGTGATGATGCCATCATTAGAGGAATAAGGTGTTTCATGGTTTCGTCCTTAAATAAGTTATGATCCTGAGTATTGAGCTAAATTCTCAACAGTTGAAAGTTTAACTAAGTTATCAACAAAGTCTGAGACCTGCGTCCGCAATCTCTGTGATATTTCTCACAACAGAGCCATAAAAAAAACCGCCAGGACGTTAACATCCTGACGGTTTCATCAGTCGTTATCACCGTTAACCTGCAAATTGAGCCGTCATCAGTCGAAGACGCTCATGCTGCATCTTCAGTGAATACTCCAGCTCTTTATAACGGGTACGCAGCGCTGCTTTCTCCCATTTTACGAACAGATTACGCTTGGTCTGCTCATACTTGCCAGCCTGTAGATCGGTCCATTCATTCAGCATGGCTTTAAACTCTTCGTACTCTTTTTCCAGTTGAACCGACCATTGCGCCAATACTGCTGGATCGCTGGACTTGGAAACGGCCAGTTTTTCCTGAGCACGTTTAAACTGCATTTTTACCATGGCGCGACGAATCTTAAAATCCGGTACAACTTTCAGATCGGAGGCCAGCCCTATCCAGGAGCAGACTTTAATGAACCATTTGGTTGGGTCCCAATGGAACCAACGAATACCGTTGCGGTAATCTGTCTGAAAAATATGGTGATAGTTGTGGTAACCCTCACCGTGGGTGAGAAAAGCGAAAAAAGCGTTATCGCGAGCGGTATTCTCGTCTGTGTAAGGCTGCGACCCCCATTTATGAGCGATGGAGTTAATAAAGAAAGTAATGTGGTGAGCCATCACAATACGTAGGAATCCCGCCAGCAACAACATCCCCCAAAGATCGTCCGTCAATAGTCCCAGCATGAGTGGCACACCAATATTCATTCCCATAGCAATGACGACGTAGTATTTGTGCTGCCAGACCACAATCGGGTCTTTCATCAGATTTTTAACATTGTCGAAGTTAACTTCGCCGCTTTTGTATTTGCGTAACATCCAACCCATATGAGAGAACCATAAACCACGCTTAGCCGAATAAGGATCAAGATCCACATCATCACAATGGCGATGATGAACACGGTGGCCGGAACTCCAGGACAGGATGCTATTCTGAAACGCCATTGCTCCCCACAAGGCGTACCACAAACGCAGTAACCAGTGAGCCTGGTATGCATTATGTGACCACAATCGATGGTAGCCACCTGTAATTGCCATGCCAGTCATCCACGTGATGATGACACAAGCGGCCCAGGCGGATGCTTCATACCCATAGGCAATGCCATACCAGGGCACCAAAGTAACGGATACCAGTGTGGTTAGCGTAAACATAATCACAGGCACCCAGTTCAACGGTGCCTTACCTTGTTGCTGGGGAGAATTGTTATTGTTCATGATCGGTTGTAATCACATCCAAATGAAGGTGATGAGATCATACCTTATCCCGCTGCGCGGTGGTATCAGGCTGATCACGGACATGATCTCTGTGGATAGAAAAAGCGGACATAAGCCATAGAGGCGGGCTGTGGGTAACCAAACATCCCAATGGCCGACAATTTATTCCAGGAAAGCACAAGTCTATTTCCAGGTTAGCTTACTGACTGTTACGCCCAAAGTCCGTTTTTAATGCACAGTCGGCTATTGCGGCCTGGGCTTACTGATCAGTTCTCCCAATGCCGAGTATTCCGTGCCACCTAACCGCGCAACGGGATCAAGCTCTTGCGCCGATACAGTTAAACGTCCGTCAACTTCGCTGGCAATCGCGTCATCCAGATAGACCTGCTCAATTTCGAGAAAGACAACGCGCTGCGGCGCATCGCCCAGCTCGACCACCTGCTGAAACTTACACGCAAAAGCAACCGGTGCTTCTGCTATGCGCCCAAGGCCATGTTCTGCAAAGGGTTCGATCGTCAGACCCAGGTGCTCCACTTCACTTTCATGATCGCCCAGCGTCATCGCACTCTGGTTCAATGCCTCCAACTGCGCTAAGGAAGCAATATGAACCACGCAGCGGCCAGTGCGCTTCAGGTTGGCAAACGTATCTTTGGGTTGCCGTGCCATCTTGTTTCCAATCGAAACCACCAGCGTTGGCGGATTGGAACAAACCGGAGCAAAAAAAGAAAACGGCGCCAGATTCCGCTTGCCGTTGGCCTGCTCGGAAAGAATCCAGGCCACTGGTCGCGGCAATACAGTCTGTACTAGCAGATGATAAATCTGAGTAGGTGATAACTCGGTCAGGTTCAGTTTCATAATAATGCTTCCTTTAATAAAGCTAATAAATCCGGTCGCTGCTGTCTGAAAATACGATCAACAAAGGCGCACATGAGGGACTGGCGTGCACCGTCATTGAACACCTATTCAATAAAATCACTTAGCGACGCTGGGTTTGGCCAGCGTAAATAAAACAGATTTACCAGCCCAAATTACAAAGCGGTCAAAATTGTAAAAATTATGACCCAATCGAACAAGTCTCAACCCGGAGCTGATGACAAAGGGGTCAATTAAAATGTAATTTTTTGTATCAAGACTCTGGCATCACAACTGCAACAAACCGGTCAACTAACCGCGGTTTTTTCAGTTTATTACAATCAGATCAGGAGAATTATCTATGACACCTACCGAACTGGAAGCGCTGAAAAGTGCTTTCGAAATGCATCAGCAAATGAACATTGAGGTGTTCTATTGGTGGTGTACTGCCATTATGTTTATGATTCATGCGGGTTTTTTAGCCTACGAAATTGGTGCCTCACGGGTTAAAAACGCGTTGGCATCCGGTATGAAAAATATCCTCACCCTTGCCGTTATTATCCCAACTTTCTACTTTTTCGGATGGTGGATTTATAACGCTTTTCCCGGTGGCTTTATTCCTGTCGATGCAACTTCTGCATTGCCGTGGTCAACCAGTATGGGACCTGATGCCAAAGATTTGGGTACCGGTATTTTCTGGGCTGCATTTGCGTTATTTGGTGCAACAACCGGGTCGATTATGTCTGGCGCCGTAATCGAGCGCATTCGCTTAAGTGCTTATTTAATTTTGACCATTGCCGTGGGTTCGGTGTTGTGGATCCTGGCGGCTGCCTGGGGCTGGCACCCGGATGGTTGGCTAACCGGCGTTCTTGGGTATCACGACGTCGGTGCATCCGGTGTGGTTCATGCAGTGGCCGGGTTCTTCTCTCTTGGTGTTCTAATCAATCTGGGGCCACGTATCGGTAAATACGTCGACGGACAAGCCATGGCGATTGTGCCACATAATATGCCAATGGCATTGATTGGTCTGATGATGATTATTGTTGGTTTCTTCGGCTTCCTTGGTGGTTGCATTATTTTTAATGGTGGCGATACCGGCTGGACAACCATTTATAACAACCCAACCAATTTATCTGCTTTCGCTTTTAATACTCTGATGGGTTTTGCCGGAGGCGTTATTGGCGCATACCTCACTTCCCGTGAACCATTCATGACCATGTCCGGCGGCTTAGCTGGGATCATCACCATTGCAGCAGGTCTCGATCTGTATTACCCGGGCCTGACCTTTATGCTGGCAGTATTTGGCGGCGCCACCATGCCGTTGTTTGGTAAATTTCTGGAAAGCAAAGGTATCGATGATGCTGTAGGTGCCGTTGCGGTGCACGGCTGGTGTGGTGTGTTGGGCGTGGTTTTCGTTGGTATTTTCGCATCCGGCTATCCGAACGTGATCGAAGGTGCTCCGCAGATTAATTTCACGGGTCAGTTAACCAGCGCAGCAATTATGGTGGCATTAGGCTTTGTACCGGGTTACCTGATTTCTCTGGCACTGAAAAAACTCGGCATGTTGCGTGTACCACCGGAAGTTGAGGCAAAAGGTCTCGACCTGGTAGAAATTCCGGCGGTGCCATATCCGGAAACCGTACCGGCACAGGACGTGGTTACGCAAACCACACCGGCAACGGAAAAGCTCACTCCGGCAGCGGGCTGATCCACACCATCGTTATTTGTCTTTTAATTTTACCGCCCGCGCCTGATGCGGGCCAGGAGAGCTGTATGAATTCATCACCGTTAACCAGTTGGGAAGGCGTTGCTGCCTATTTTACCTTCGCCGATAATCCAGT
The Saccharospirillaceae bacterium genome window above contains:
- a CDS encoding outer membrane lipoprotein-sorting protein, with translation MKFLNTLASSIILLTAASFTQALELEGKTPEEQGLAIAQERKTRDLGWADSQSAVTMILRNAQGEESVREMRMKSLEINDDGDKGLTIFDKPRDVKGTAFLSFSHIEKADDQWLYLPALKRVKRISSRNKSGPFMGSEFSYEDLSSFEVEKYNFKLLGEETVNGVDCYKIEQTPTDKYSGYTRQVAWLDKAEFRAQKIDFYDRKKSLLKTLTFNDYKQYLDQYWRPMAMNMVNHQTKKSTDLKTNSLEFKTGLKDSDFNKATLKRAR
- a CDS encoding MMPL family transporter → MRQVWLNSILRHPWITIMLVFVLGIGAAAGGKNLYFRGDYKVFFEKEFPQLVAFEEMQRLFNKNDNVSIIVVPKEGTVFEPDMIAQIKELTDEAWQTPFSSRVDSITNYQHTWAEEDDLIVEDLILELDMIDDQSIQRARQVSTSEPNLLNRLVSADGKVAVVNITIQLPDQENNTLEVIEVTEFAKNLSEQFSEKYKSADFYHTGVILMNYSFATEGQKDMATLIPLMFLAIIIMLAILLRSVIGMLSTLVVIILTIAATMGVGGWLGYFLSTGTINVPIVVMTLAVADCVHLVASMQFAMRQGKSREEAVAFAMDLNLMPIFITSATTAIGFTTLMFSESPVLADFGELSAIGVMIAFALSVTVLPALLRVLPMKVTVAPEHHGGMEKLGDWVVKHHKMLLPITGAVMLGFAALVPQNQLNDEATKYFDTTTDFRQSVDKQEELISGMSSINWALYSNEPNGIANPEFLQVVEDFSQWLRQQPEVDHVATISDTIKRLNKSMNADNEEFYRLPGDRELTAQYLLMYEMSLPYGLDLNNQLNIDKSSTQIVSTLQNLGSKEYVALEKRVLDWFAERAPQYRIAGSSPTLMFSHIGETNMDSMIVSMTAAMFLISLLLIFALRSLRLGVISLIPNIMPAAVGFGIWALISGEINLGLSIVVSMTLGIIVDDTVHFLSKYQRARNEGRDAEEAVRYAFSSVGRALVITTLVLCVGFSLLALSSFRMNADMGTATALIIFIALVVDFLFLPAFLLVADKRDTSAGVAINDNIQSQAAK
- a CDS encoding TetR/AcrR family transcriptional regulator, coding for MSQFSKAEQKRHAREEELIDLAVDIIATDGPGSLTLEKLTSRSAYSKGTIYNHFSSKEDCLIALCCRAVSSIMAFFQQAVEFDGNLREKALAVHYSYQLYSRIHPTLFQVVLISKSPGVRDKTSEKRLESMDLLEYQINGFSDSMLMHALQQGAIKNPNVNVESASFANWAMSFGTLALANSAAEATAVSRLDQEDILLNNVNLLMDGMGWHPLSGDWNYSDSWKRIAEFLKPLTVQQTTKKHD
- a CDS encoding DUF2236 domain-containing protein, with translation MASSQQATHSSTNVVIPNRFVFADGHRTFRASKIRWGFKILFGHKPNPDDALIQRFAESYMQSDTVADAVAEELFASMKPQQGMQLLKQGIEQGADALIYDDGECQAPALFNLIKKAEHTPDWVDQSKLDLACRTIHRCGRHAMYALGDLALLGGYANADIAKPLAFTGALNGNSSFDRVSETTSFWFDVTTPGGLDVHAKGYNSAIRVRIMHALVRRRLLAHPDWNSAEWGLPINQGDSLATNVAFSMLMILGCKMLGWRFDDEDIEAVLHLWRYTGYLMGDNYQLLPQTRQDGVNWLYMIAIASRINPDGDSLELASSYLEAFREVPGSPLYQTFVYWLHRAYAGFFIPRDIRKALHLPTTYGLKLLPALQAPLIWSLDWLSRRWSMLDKTLMNVGRRGQATIVSSRLQGREVDFRDKQTLTR
- a CDS encoding fatty acid desaturase, with amino-acid sequence MNNNNSPQQQGKAPLNWVPVIMFTLTTLVSVTLVPWYGIAYGYEASAWAACVIITWMTGMAITGGYHRLWSHNAYQAHWLLRLWYALWGAMAFQNSILSWSSGHRVHHRHCDDVDLDPYSAKRGLWFSHMGWMLRKYKSGEVNFDNVKNLMKDPIVVWQHKYYVVIAMGMNIGVPLMLGLLTDDLWGMLLLAGFLRIVMAHHITFFINSIAHKWGSQPYTDENTARDNAFFAFLTHGEGYHNYHHIFQTDYRNGIRWFHWDPTKWFIKVCSWIGLASDLKVVPDFKIRRAMVKMQFKRAQEKLAVSKSSDPAVLAQWSVQLEKEYEEFKAMLNEWTDLQAGKYEQTKRNLFVKWEKAALRTRYKELEYSLKMQHERLRLMTAQFAG
- a CDS encoding flavin reductase family protein; this translates as MKLNLTELSPTQIYHLLVQTVLPRPVAWILSEQANGKRNLAPFSFFAPVCSNPPTLVVSIGNKMARQPKDTFANLKRTGRCVVHIASLAQLEALNQSAMTLGDHESEVEHLGLTIEPFAEHGLGRIAEAPVAFACKFQQVVELGDAPQRVVFLEIEQVYLDDAIASEVDGRLTVSAQELDPVARLGGTEYSALGELISKPRPQ
- a CDS encoding ammonium transporter; the encoded protein is MTPTELEALKSAFEMHQQMNIEVFYWWCTAIMFMIHAGFLAYEIGASRVKNALASGMKNILTLAVIIPTFYFFGWWIYNAFPGGFIPVDATSALPWSTSMGPDAKDLGTGIFWAAFALFGATTGSIMSGAVIERIRLSAYLILTIAVGSVLWILAAAWGWHPDGWLTGVLGYHDVGASGVVHAVAGFFSLGVLINLGPRIGKYVDGQAMAIVPHNMPMALIGLMMIIVGFFGFLGGCIIFNGGDTGWTTIYNNPTNLSAFAFNTLMGFAGGVIGAYLTSREPFMTMSGGLAGIITIAAGLDLYYPGLTFMLAVFGGATMPLFGKFLESKGIDDAVGAVAVHGWCGVLGVVFVGIFASGYPNVIEGAPQINFTGQLTSAAIMVALGFVPGYLISLALKKLGMLRVPPEVEAKGLDLVEIPAVPYPETVPAQDVVTQTTPATEKLTPAAG